TTGCATCATCGTATGAAGAATATGCTGGCAACGGTCGTCGGGATCGCCTCGCAAACATTGCGCGCATCCGAAACCCTTGAAGAAGGGCGGCAAGCTGTTTCAAGCCGCCTTGTCGCTATGGGCAGAGCACAAGATCTCTTGCTCCGGGCCAATGAAATCAGCATCGAGCTGGCTGATCTTATTAGTGCTGCCATCGAGCCCTTCGATATCCACGAGGTCCGACGGTTCGTTGTTCAGAATACGCTGATCGTGATCGGACCAGGGGCGATCCTTCCGCTCACCATGTCCCTCAACGAGTTGTGTACCAATGCAGTCAAGTATGGCGCATTGTCGAACGAGACTGGGCGCGTCAACATCACCTCCACGGTCGACGAAGAGACCCAGTTATTCAGTCTGACGTGGACGGAAACAGGTGGCCCAGTGGTGCAGGAGCCGGTTCGCCGCAGCTTTGGCACACGCCTGCTCGGCGCGTTGGCCACTCAACTTCACGGCGATGTTCGGTTGCGATACGAGCCGCAGGGCGTCGTTTACCAAATCGACATTCCTCTTGCCCTCTTGCGAACACTTCGCGCCAGTTGAAAGGGCACTGAGGGCTCGTGTCCAAGCGCGGCGGCGCTCGACTGGAGCAGTTCCATTCAGAATCGGCGGGTTCACTGGGAACAAGACGGGGGAGCAGCAGTTTCGCATATGCTAGGCGCGCCGTGAACACATTCAAGGTGGGGCGCTGGGTGTTCTACCCGACCTGACTTCCTCAGTGGCCATGCATGGAGCCGATTGAACATGCCGCAAATGCCACCCCGTTCTGAGACGCAGGACGAGGCAGCGGCCGACGTCGAAGGCTTCAAAGAAGACCTCGGACCTTTCGTCGTGGCTGCCGAAACCACCCGAATGCCGATGGTGTTCACGGATGCCAAACAGGCCGAAAATTCGATCATCTTTGCCAATGACAGCTTCATTTCCCTCATCGGGTACGAACGCAACGAGGTCTTAGGGCAAGGCTTCAACTTTGTCTTGGCAAGCGCGACCGATGCTGAACCGCTCGCTGCGATCAAGGCCGGGTTTGAAGAAGGCTTCTATCGGGGACCGGATGTTTGTTGCCGCCGAAAGGATGGCAGCGCGTTCTGGGCCGGTATCTACATCAGCCCAGTGCGTGACGAGAGCGGCGACACCGTCCAGCACTTCGCCTCGCTCGTCGATCTGACCCGCTACAAGGATGAGCAGGCGCGATCGGGAGCGCTTATCGACGAATTGAATGATCGCGTCAGAAACATGCTCGCGGCTGTTCAATCAATCGTCACTCAAGCCTTCCGCAAGGGCACTGATCCAACAGCAACCCGAGAATTCATTGCCTTACGCATTGCCGCGCTGTCCCGGTCCCATGCCTTGCTGGCCCATGGAGATTGGGGAAGGGCTGGGCTGCGCGACATCGTTGACAACGCGTTGGAGCCGTTCACCAGCGGTGGTGGTCGATCCGGACGATATGTTGTCACCGGTGACGACATCCGCTTTTCGCCAAAGCGCGCATTGGCCTTGGGCATAGCGCTGCACGAGCTCGTCCTGAACGCGGTGATCCATGGAGCGCTCTCCAACGATTCGGGATCGATCATGGTGTCTTGGAGAAGAGTCTCGAAACCAGCTGGCGATCGGTTGATCCTGGTTTGGCACGAAAAAGACGGCCCCTCCGTCACGCCTGCCTCGAAGAAGGGCTTCGGCTCAAGGGTGATCGAAGACGGCCTTGCCCATGAACTGGAAGCCACGGTGCACTTGGACTACCCAAGCCAAGGCGTAGTCTGCACCATCGACATGGCATTTCCCCGCGATCACCGTGATGAGTAAGCTCTTCGCAGGTCGCCGGATTTTGATCGTCGAGGATGAAATGCTTGTCCTTATGGAGACCCAGGACATGCTTGCCGATCTTGGCTGCGACTCCGTCATAGTGGCCGCCACAAATGAGCAGGCCATTGCCCTCGTGGAGGCCCAACACTTTGATGCCGCCCTGCTCGACCTGAACCTGAATGGCGTCAGAAGTTACCCCGTTGCGGACTTCCTGGCGGCCCGCGGCGTGCCCTTTGCGTTCACAACGAGCTATGGCGGGCACGGCCTACGGGACAGCGATCGGGAGCGGCCGTTGCTCGTGAAGCCCTTTGAAGTTGCTGCCTTGGGACGGCTGCTTACGAGTCTGCTTTCGCCACCAAGATAGACCAGATTGCGGAAGACCAACGGCGCGGCAAAAGTAAGAGAAAGAGGCGCATGAATGGAGCCGCCATTTTGTCGGCGCCTAAATTGCCTTTAGGGGAGACGGCGCGACCGTCGACACGGAGATGCGTCGATTGAACATGCGCCTCGCCATGGCGCGATGGGTGATGGTGACAAGTGCCGATCCAGGCAGGGCTTGCGCGATCAACTCGAACAATTCGTTCTCGGCCTGTGGCGACAGCGCGCTCGAAGCATCGTGAATTAGAATCCAGGCCGGGCGGTGCAACAGCAGGCGAGCAAAGCCCAGCCTTTGCTGGTCCTCGATGCCGAACTCCTGTTCCCAGAGCGCCATCGTGGCAAGGCGAGGCACCACCTGAGCCAGTCCGACGTCCACCAGGGCCTTGGCGACAGACTCCGGGGCGAAGTGGTCCGGCGATTGCGGTTCTGCCAGCACTTCGAGCAGCGTCGCCTCCGGCAAGTAGGGCCTGTCGGCCATGAAGAAGGGTGCGCTTCCGTTGGGCAACTCGATCTGCCCGGCGCCGGAGACCGACAATCCGGCGATCGCCCGGAACAGGGCATCTGCCGCCTGCGGGGTCGCCTCGACGAGGACACGCTCGCCGAGACGGATCTCGGCGCTGAAATGCTCCAGCATCACTTCGCCTGCCTGGGTCACCACGCTGAGATCGCGAAACGCCAGCAACGGTCCTTCTGCCAGCACGCGCGACAGGGTGGCAGGATCCGTCTCAGTGCGTCCTTGCAGATCCTCTACTGCCTCCTGCAGCCCGAGCACGCGGGCCGCCGACGCCTCCCATTGCGCAATGCTGGAATAGTTGCCCGACAGCCACGACAAGGCTGCGGTCACCTGGCCGAAGGCGATGGTCACCTGCATCAGCGTCCCGAGGCTGATCTCACCGTGCAGATAGCGGGGTGCGAGGATTAGCAAAGGCAGGACACTGGTGAGCATGGTGTAGCCGGACGAAAAGACGATAAGGTTTCGAAAGGAAGCGGTTTGCACCGCCCAGGCATGCTTGATCCCGTCGAAGGCGTGCGCCAGCCGACGTCTCTCGCCGGTCTCAGCCCCGGTCAGCGCAATCGCCGGCGCATGCGCGATGACATTTACAAGACGGGCCCGATAATCGGCCTCGGCCGCCTACCGCCGATCGGTCGCCCTCACCAGCGGGTGTCCGACGAGCGTGATGATGGCGGCGCCGATGGCGGCATAGCCGAGCGCCACCCAAACCATATGTCCGGGCAGGGTGAAGGAAGCCTCGCCGACGGCGATGGTCAGCGGTCCGGAATGCAGCCAGAGAACGCCGACAAACAAGGCCAGTTGGATGAACGCATAGAGCAGCGAGACCAGGAACTCGACCACCATTTCGCAGACCACGCGGACGTCTTCGGTGAGCCGGCCGTCCTCGTTGTCGTGTTCGCCTGTGCTCATCCGCAAGCGGTAGTAGCGGCCCTCCGACATCCATGCGTCCCGGACGATGCGCGTTAGGTGGCCCCGCAGCACCATCTGCAACTGCATCTTGGTCTGCAGGCTCAGGCCCTGCAGCGCCATCATGCCCGTGACGATGGCCAGCAAAACCCATATCTGATTGACCAGGCTGGCGAAGGACTTGGCTTCCAGGGCATTGAAAAAGTCGGCGTTCCACGTCGCCAGCCGCAGCACTACTAGCACCTCGGCCACCGTCACGGTGCCGACGAGGCCCCCCAACATCAGCGCCTTCCAGCGCGCCGGCGTCGCCAGGATGGCTCCGAGCAGGCGAAGCATCCGGACTGCCGCCGGGCCGGGATGCAGCCGTCCGAGAAAGCGGGCACGTATGGCGGCATTCTCGGCAAGTTGCTGCCGGAGGTTGGCGAGATCGTGAAACAGCATTCCGGCGGCTCCGATGAGCAATGTTACTTCGCGGGATGGCGCCGCCGAAGAGGGCATCGTCATGAAAGCAAGACTACGGTTTTGTGATAGCTGAGACGGCTCGTCTCAGAATCTCCAATTGACCCGATCGGAACGCTCCCGCTTGGGCGCATCAGGCTAGGTCTAGTCCCGCTAAACTTAGTCCCACACGAGCGTTTTCGATAGCCTTACGCGCATGTGCAACCGCCACTTTCGCGAATTGCGGATTGAGACGACAGACGCCGTCGCTTCGCAGAACGAAATCGCTCGCGTGCAATGTCTCAGAACGCAGCAGCGAAATCACTGCGCGATCCACCTCTGACCGATAAGGCTCAATCGCATCGAAAATGAACGGCGTCGCTCCAGGCGACTGCTCATGCATGATGCCGATGGTCGGATCAAATCCTTCCGTGACAGCCTGAATGTGCACCTCGCTTTGTAGCACCGTGTAGGCGTAGTTCAGGATCGCATTGACCGGATGCCCCGCATTGCGATTTCCCGCTAGTGCAAAGGGTGACGTTCGAGCCCCCATCGTGAGCCATGCTTCAGGTATGGGCCTGCTGCCAGTCCCCTTCCATCGCAGTCGAATGGGGCGCCATGCACGGAAGTAGGCCGCAGCACTATTTGCTTCAATCGTTCGCAGCGTCTGGATGTCGCGCGGAGGATCAAGCTCCAAACGGGACAGGTCCGCATAGGCCCGCTTCATGGCAAGTTCCCAGGCCGGCGACCTAGGAATGACCTTTTCGAGCGTCTTGATGGAACCTTCGATTTTCCGAGAAATCAGCGCATTGCACCACGCCATACGCTTCTGCGGATCGGATCGCATTTCGACCTGCCATTGAGCGCGGTAGCGGTTTGCCGAATATCCGATATTGCCGATCGCGCATACAACGTTGCCGCGCCAATCGATGCGGACAAGCACGATACCTTGAGCCGAAATCCAGTCCAGCACGTCGAACGAGATGGTGCCCGAGCAATCCAGCAGGATGATGCGCTCTGGAAGATCCGGTGCGCCGGGAAACAGGCGAAATTCCTCGCGCTTCTGCGGATAGTGGGTGAAGCCGTTTCGAACGAGGAGTGTGCCAGCATCGATCCGCAACGACGCCCCATGACCGCATAGAACGAGTGGCTGAGATCTGCGCCCTCGACGAACGCCCTTTTCATGTGGACGATTGGCCCGCTCACTCCAATAAACGCTGCGTTGGTACCAATCGCAATCGTTGGAATTGAGCACGAGAACACCTGAATTGGAGCCAACACGACGGATTCTAGGTCGATATCGGTCCGCTGAACAGCCCTTCAGCGCCTATCAGCGATTCGATTTTGATGCCTCTGGCGCCTTCAGATAAGCCGCGAATGCCAGAATCAGAGCCGCTTGGCGGCCCGGTGGCTCGGCGCGCAATCGAGCCAATGTTCTCGCATGGACATCCGGGATTGGAATCGCGCCATTCTCATCCGAAACGACGTGTGTAGCGAATTGCGAGTTGAGGAATTGGGTCTTTGCGCGAATGATCCCATCGGGCCACTGCGCGCTCAGAAATTTCGTGAAATCACGAAAGCGATTTTGCCGCGCGATCACGTTCAAATTCTGGGCACACGCCTTCACCGACAATTTCCCAGCAATCGGCCGCAGCGCTTCATTCAAATAGGGCGCAACGTCTTTGGAATGAATATTCAGCTCTCTGCCGGCTGCAATCTGAAATAGGATATCCGCAAATGCGGGAAAGCGTTTCGCACCTATGTCCTTTCGGATATTTCCAAATGTTTTCGAGGTCGACTTCACTCGAAATAGCAAATTGGTGATGTTGCTGAACTCAGAGTCGTCGTCGCTATCCAGCGCATTTTTTGCCCGTGCCTTCACACTCTTGATGGTCTCTGCTGCGTTCCTAAAGTGAGGAAATATCAATTCATCAGAGACCGAAAAATCCCTCAGCCACAGGTGCCAGCCAATA
This region of Phreatobacter aquaticus genomic DNA includes:
- a CDS encoding HWE histidine kinase domain-containing protein gives rise to the protein MNKSPFDEIYEATPDAVVVIDRSGHILFANKRVEALLGYAPRDLVGKPHGVLMPARYHDTHTAHVQRFMIEPKPRIMGPGLDLYALRKDGSEFKTEISLSPYQAPDGLVVIAAMRDREALVPSKSALEFENAALRDTLSRTRLDSSRLLEQAGIEAAEHEASQRLQRLLLEELHHRMKNMLATVVGIASQTLRASETLEEGRQAVSSRLVAMGRAQDLLLRANEISIELADLISAAIEPFDIHEVRRFVVQNTLIVIGPGAILPLTMSLNELCTNAVKYGALSNETGRVNITSTVDEETQLFSLTWTETGGPVVQEPVRRSFGTRLLGALATQLHGDVRLRYEPQGVVYQIDIPLALLRTLRAS
- a CDS encoding HWE histidine kinase domain-containing protein, whose product is MPQMPPRSETQDEAAADVEGFKEDLGPFVVAAETTRMPMVFTDAKQAENSIIFANDSFISLIGYERNEVLGQGFNFVLASATDAEPLAAIKAGFEEGFYRGPDVCCRRKDGSAFWAGIYISPVRDESGDTVQHFASLVDLTRYKDEQARSGALIDELNDRVRNMLAAVQSIVTQAFRKGTDPTATREFIALRIAALSRSHALLAHGDWGRAGLRDIVDNALEPFTSGGGRSGRYVVTGDDIRFSPKRALALGIALHELVLNAVIHGALSNDSGSIMVSWRRVSKPAGDRLILVWHEKDGPSVTPASKKGFGSRVIEDGLAHELEATVHLDYPSQGVVCTIDMAFPRDHRDE
- a CDS encoding response regulator; protein product: MSKLFAGRRILIVEDEMLVLMETQDMLADLGCDSVIVAATNEQAIALVEAQHFDAALLDLNLNGVRSYPVADFLAARGVPFAFTTSYGGHGLRDSDRERPLLVKPFEVAALGRLLTSLLSPPR
- a CDS encoding SbmA/BacA-like family transporter; the encoded protein is MAHAPAIALTGAETGERRRLAHAFDGIKHAWAVQTASFRNLIVFSSGYTMLTSVLPLLILAPRYLHGEISLGTLMQVTIAFGQVTAALSWLSGNYSSIAQWEASAARVLGLQEAVEDLQGRTETDPATLSRVLAEGPLLAFRDLSVVTQAGEVMLEHFSAEIRLGERVLVEATPQAADALFRAIAGLSVSGAGQIELPNGSAPFFMADRPYLPEATLLEVLAEPQSPDHFAPESVAKALVDVGLAQVVPRLATMALWEQEFGIEDQQRLGFARLLLHRPAWILIHDASSALSPQAENELFELIAQALPGSALVTITHRAMARRMFNRRISVSTVAPSPLKAI
- a CDS encoding ABC transporter family protein → MLFHDLANLRQQLAENAAIRARFLGRLHPGPAAVRMLRLLGAILATPARWKALMLGGLVGTVTVAEVLVVLRLATWNADFFNALEAKSFASLVNQIWVLLAIVTGMMALQGLSLQTKMQLQMVLRGHLTRIVRDAWMSEGRYYRLRMSTGEHDNEDGRLTEDVRVVCEMVVEFLVSLLYAFIQLALFVGVLWLHSGPLTIAVGEASFTLPGHMVWVALGYAAIGAAIITLVGHPLVRATDRR
- the cas1 gene encoding CRISPR-associated endonuclease Cas1 — its product is MLNSNDCDWYQRSVYWSERANRPHEKGVRRGRRSQPLVLCGHGASLRIDAGTLLVRNGFTHYPQKREEFRLFPGAPDLPERIILLDCSGTISFDVLDWISAQGIVLVRIDWRGNVVCAIGNIGYSANRYRAQWQVEMRSDPQKRMAWCNALISRKIEGSIKTLEKVIPRSPAWELAMKRAYADLSRLELDPPRDIQTLRTIEANSAAAYFRAWRPIRLRWKGTGSRPIPEAWLTMGARTSPFALAGNRNAGHPVNAILNYAYTVLQSEVHIQAVTEGFDPTIGIMHEQSPGATPFIFDAIEPYRSEVDRAVISLLRSETLHASDFVLRSDGVCRLNPQFAKVAVAHARKAIENARVGLSLAGLDLA